A window from Ardenticatena maritima encodes these proteins:
- a CDS encoding NAD-dependent epimerase/dehydratase family protein: MHTWHTLTTRQHVREVFITGATSMLGAALVQRLLREGVRVHALVRTPDQANQMRAMGVSPVVGNLARLEVDGCRLALTCCDAVIHLAATMDEQAPQRLFETNVRGTKTLMRGAQAAGVGRFLLVSTLATLSAALQTPLHEPTPDLRPSHYVMSRFLAEEIVFSGYHQGVPSIVLNLATIVPPTLTQHSALRAWLASQPIPHDAGTRRVHLLTLETAVEAIWQALIRGRPGQRYVISNAEQTLAFDMLIPLMLSARRNGGGLLAPHDHPPLLHTTTLDHGDALGLTYDAPVLALDTLRGERWLFDESVVMPWRS, from the coding sequence ATGCATACCTGGCATACGTTGACGACTAGACAGCATGTACGCGAAGTCTTTATCACGGGCGCAACAAGTATGCTCGGTGCGGCGCTCGTCCAGCGTTTGTTGCGCGAAGGTGTGCGAGTGCATGCGTTAGTGCGCACGCCCGACCAGGCGAACCAGATGCGCGCCATGGGGGTATCCCCTGTGGTGGGCAATCTGGCGCGGTTGGAGGTGGATGGGTGCCGGCTGGCGCTGACGTGCTGCGATGCGGTGATCCATCTCGCGGCAACGATGGACGAACAAGCCCCCCAACGCCTTTTTGAAACCAATGTGCGCGGCACAAAAACGTTGATGCGGGGGGCGCAGGCCGCCGGTGTGGGGCGGTTTTTGCTGGTCAGCACGCTGGCGACCCTTTCCGCCGCTTTGCAAACCCCACTGCACGAACCGACCCCCGACCTGCGTCCAAGCCACTACGTGATGAGCCGTTTTCTTGCCGAGGAAATTGTTTTCAGCGGTTATCATCAGGGCGTTCCGTCCATCGTGCTCAACCTGGCAACCATTGTGCCGCCAACATTGACACAGCATTCAGCGTTGCGCGCTTGGCTGGCGTCGCAGCCCATCCCCCACGATGCGGGAACGCGGCGCGTACATCTGCTCACCTTGGAGACGGCTGTGGAAGCCATCTGGCAGGCGCTCATCCGCGGTCGCCCAGGGCAGCGGTACGTCATCAGCAATGCCGAGCAGACGCTTGCGTTCGATATGCTCATCCCGCTTATGCTCTCTGCACGTCGGAATGGGGGCGGGCTTCTGGCGCCGCACGACCACCCTCCCCTTTTGCACACCACCACACTCGACCATGGAGACGCCTTGGGGCTTACCTACGACGCTCCCGTGCTCGCCCTCGACACGTTGCGTGGCGAGCGCTGGCTGTTCGATGAGTCCGTGGTCATGCCGTGGCGCTCCTGA